The sequence CCCAGGATTGTCTAATGCCTGGCCCTGCCCCCTGCCTTTGCACACACCTTGCTACCAGTCAGAAATTTGAGCCTGGATTTCCGCTGCCGTGTCCCCATGGGCCTGGGCCAAATGTGACTCAGAAATTCCCTGCAAGCAACTCTAAGTTGTGGTACAGCCCAGGGAGGTGTGATGGGTTCAGTGGGACTGTAGCGCCCGCGGGGGACCTTTGGAACAAGATAACACCTGGGTCTGTGCGATTTGTGTGAGACCAGGGTAGTCCACAGAGCATAGCACATCTGTTTCCAGCAGGTAAGCAAGGGTCTGGGGAAAATACCCTGGATGCCATGACCAGAGGCTGTGGGTAACCTTTTTGTCCTGGTCACAACTCCTGCTCCAGGGCACGGATTGGGGAGTGGACATCCATGGGAGCCGTGGGGGGATAACAgtgccctggggaggcagctctTGGCAGGAGGTTGGCACCAGGTTGTGCCCAGTGGCAAGAAGCCCCCTGGCTTGCACATGACATGGGTGGTCAGGCATGGCAGCATCCTGGATGTAGCTGGAGATCAGGAGCTGAGGCTGTAGTAGACAGTCCCCAGAATGGGATGGCTCTGGGCACAGTGGTGACTGTGCTGgctctgccacagctggggaACCCAGCACACCAGGGCACCAACGGGAGCATGGTGGGTGCTGTGCATCCATGGGGCTGGGAAGCGGGGGAACTtctcagcagggcaggaggaagggcaggaggcagGGAACAGTGTCTCAAAGATCACTGGCTGGTTTTAATAAATAGTAGGAAGCAGAGCACGCACCTGACTGGTGACTCCTGAGCAGTTTGAGCGCAGCAGGTAAGAGAGCTGGGGGTAAGACAGGGACTCCAGCACTCAGGGAGGGGATTGTGGGTCCAGCTGCAAGTGGATGAGCACCTTAAGACTGATCAGGCCACCAGCTGGGTGGGCCCAGCATGAAGGTACAGCTCTCAGAGTGAGCTCTGAGCAAGGACAAGCTGTAGATTTGTATGGGGATTGCTCAGACCCaccatcccagccctgtgagGGGTGAGAcctcatccctgctcctctgcacaCAGGCTTACCTCGCTCTGCACTGCAGGGGTCAAGGGAGGGCACTGGTGGAGGGATGGTGAGCCGTGACATTTGCCGGGGTTTCACATTCCTGCTCCCCTCATGTGTAAAGGGACAAAGTCTGCAGATGGGGCTGTGGGATGGATgaggctctgctcagcagctgtgctggccccctgccctgccttgcTGCAGTACACGGAGGGGAAGGTGGTTGGCACCGAGGTGGGTCCTGCGGGGGCAGGTGGAGAAGGGGCccccccagggcagctctgctggcagacCCCACTCGTGCATTTCAGTGGATGGGGTGGACggggctgctgtggggcaggagtgggcagcaCTGATTGCCAAAgccttccctgccctcctgctgaCTGCCTACTGCACTCCGTTttgagccagtgctgctgcttcaggaCTCCCAAAACTCGGTTCATGCCTATCCTCAGGGCCATTCCTGTCCACCTGGACAGGATGGGATGGTTCTGTGGCCAagtggagctggaggaggggCTTTAGGATGGGTGGGATGCCGGCTGCCCCTGACCGTGGGAATGCGGCTGAGCTGTCCCTTGTGTCCTTGCAGTGGACTGGCATTCCGGAGAGCCAGGTGGCCTTGGCAGCAGAGATGGCCCTGAGCCACCGCGCGCCCCGTGAGGTGCTGAGTGAGGCTGAACTGGAGGAGGTGGCACGGAGGAAACCTCCCACGAAGCCCTCTTTGCGTGGCTGTCTCCACAAGACCAGGTAAGACCATGTGGCCAGTGGGATGTGCCTGGACCTTGCTCCACACAAGGTGTGCCCCACCTTGCCCTATTCTAcaccccagccccaccaccACAGGGAGCTGCAGACCTGGGGGttcatttccctttgcccagatACCCATGTCCCCACTCTGTCCTCCTGCCTGGAGCCACCAGTCAGGTGCAtgctctgcttcctcctgtTTATTAAAACCAGCCAGTGATCTTTGAGATAACTGTTCCctgcctcctgcccttcctcctgccctgctgaggaCACCAGGTTCCAGTGGATGGAGCTGATGGTCCCACAGATCCCCTTGCCTCCCATGGGGCCTCATCCACCCTCACTGATGTCCCAAGCCCCCTGCACTCGTGCTCAActtcagctcctgctccctccccaccaGATGCtcgggctctgctgccaagTCCCTGCTGTTCCGCTTCCTGCCCTTCCTGCGCTGGCTGCCCCGCTACCCCATCAAGGACTGGCTCCTGGGGGACATTGTTTCAGGCTTCAGTGTGGGCATCATGCACCTGCCCCAGGGTGAGTGATGCCATGCCCAGCCTACCAGGGGCCCACCACAGGTGGGGTGGTTAGGGTTTGATCATCGGTGACATTTCTCCCTTCTCCACCTTCTAGGGCTTGCCTATGCgctgctggctgggctgccACCAGTCACGGGTCTCTACTCCTCCTTTTATCCCGTCTTCCTCTACTTCTTCTTCGGAACGTCAAGGCACAACTCCGTGGGTGAGCTGAGGGAGCATGTGCTTGCACAGCAATGGTGGGGAGGGAGCAAGGAGGTCCATGGTGCTGCATTACCACACCAACAGCTGGGGGGACCTTTCTTGCCTCTTCTTTGCTCTACCAAGAAGGGGGTTGGCCAAGCCAGAGACAAAGTATAGTGTGTTTGCTTTGAGCCTGGCCTAAGGAGAGAGGAGCTGACCCTTTAGGAGGTCCTCTCAGAGAGGTCCTAGTGCCCACATTGGGATCCCTGCCCACACTCTGCCTGTTCTCAGGTCCCTTTGCCGTCATCTCTGTCATGATTGGGAGCTTGACAGAATCCCTGATGCCCAGCGAGGACTTCCTGGAGTCCGTCAATGGCAGCAATGCAACGGTCAATGAGGAATTGCGCGACGCTCGCAGGGTGGAGCTGGTGGCCACCATCACTGTCCTGACGGGTATCTTCCAGGTAAGGTGGTCCCAGCCTAGTCTAGCAGAGAACATGAGACCGTAACCTGTGGGACATTTCTGCCATCTATTCTTCCAggtgctcctggggctcctgcaGTTTGGATTTGTGGTGACCTACCTCTCAGACCCACTGGTGCGTGGCTACaccactgctgcctctgtgcaCGTGCTCGTCTCCCAGCTCAAAAATGTTTTTGGAGTCTCCCAAAGCGAGCACTCGGGGCCGCTCTCGCTGTTTGTGGTGAGTGGAGGCTTGCTGGCACCCAAGGACCCCTGGTGCTCACCTGTGGGGCACATAGAGGCCTCCAAAAACCTACTGGGGAGGCATCTGCTCTCCTGAGCACATTCCCTCCTCCTGTGTTTTCTAGACTGTCATCGATCTCTGCAAGAAGCTGCCAGACACCAATGTGGGCACCCTGGTGACTTCCATCATTGCCATGGTGGCCATCTTGATTGTGAAGGAGCTCAACCACAAGTTTGCTGCCAAATTGCCCATGCCCATCCCCATCGAGCTTATTACGGtacccagagctgccccaacCTCCTGGGGGATGCATCCAGGAATCCCTGGTGTATCCCTGTCCCCTTCAGGGCGGGGACAGTGGGATTGGGTTCCTTGGCAAGTGCTGCTCCAGCGCATCTGTTCCCCCaccacagtccctgtgcaggAAGACCCTGCCTCATTCCAGTTATTCTCCCCCAGATCATCGTTTCCACCGGCATCTCCTATGGGGTCAACCTGAAAGAAAAGTTTGGCATCTCTGTGGTGGGCAACATCCCCAGCGGGTGAGCAGGGCCTGACGGTGAagggggctgtgccagggcaccGTGCTGCCCACAGCATCCCTGTTTGAGCCCCATTTCTCTTGAATGTAGGCTGAAGCCACCTGTGGTCCCTAACATGAGCTACTTTGGGCAGGTGGTGGGCAATGCCTTTGCCATTGCTGTGGTAGGCTACGCCATCTGCATCTCCCTGGGCAAAATCTTTGCCCTGAAACATGGCTACAAAGTGGACAGCAACCAGGTGATGCTCTGAGGCACAGGGCCCCCACCCTGGGTGAAAGCTAATGTTGCCCTTCTTGCAGCCAGATGAAAGCATGGTGCTCCCCTGCCACtactctgtccctgcaggagctgatTGCACTGGGCCTCTGCAACTTCCTAGGAGGCTTCTTCCAGTGTTTTGCCATCAGCTGCTCCATGTCGAGGAGCCTGGTACAGGAGAGCACAGGGGGCAACAGCCAGGTGAGTCTGGGCAGTGCTGCCTCCCTCTCTGGGGCTGAGCCAGGGGCAGGAGGCACAGTGAGCAGTGGGGGCTCACCCCTGGCCTCCCGCTCTCCTTCTGCACAGGTAGCTGGTGTCATCGCATCCCTGGTCATCCTGGTGACCATTGTGAAGATTGGAGAACTCTTCCGGGACCTGCCCAAGGTACATCTAGTCCCACAGCTTCAGTGTCACATCCCACACCTGTGGCTGTCCCACAGCACGGTGACATGGTAGGGGAGCAGCAAAGAGATTTGCCCTCAGCTTCCTCATAGCTGCAGATTTCTCTCCTAGGCCATCTTAGCTGCCATCATCATTGTCAACCTCAAGGGCATGTTCAAGCAGTTCAAGGACCTCAGCACTCTCTGGAAGTCCAACAAGGTGGACCTGGTAAGGTGCTggccagccctggggctgtgctcttGTTCCTGGAGATGATTTCTCCACCCTCCCTGAGGCTTGTAGGTGCCAGtggagaggctgtgctgcagctgactGTGTCCCCTCTCCAGCTGGTCTGGGTTGTGACATTCATAGCCACCCTCCTGCTGAACTTGGACATCGGCCTGGCGGCCTCGGTGGCATTTGGGTTGCTCACGGTCATCTTCCGTACCCAGCTGTGAgtaccccggggctggggtcagTGCCACATCccaagggcaggaggagcctgTGGTGACCTCAGTCCCTTgctctcctccctgcagcccgCACTACTCCATCCTGGGGCGCATCTCTGACACCGATGTCTACAGGGATGTGGTGGAATACGAGATGGTAACAGCACCAGGGGtgggggaagagctgcctgCAGCGGGGGGCAGTTCAAAGCATCTCCAGTAGTGGCTCACTGGaaagaggggctgggggcatttttttggggaggaggggaacaggtggctccatccctggagtAGCACCCTCCCCATCtgtccccaggcacaggaggtcCCTGGCGTGAAGATTTTCCGCTCTTCCTCAACCATCTATTTTGCCAACGTGGAGCTGTACGCCGAGGCCCTGAAGAAAAAGGTAGGAGAGCCACCAGCCTCAGAGTGCTTCCTATATCTCCTGCCTGCCAGCAACAGGGTGGTGTTGGGGCAGCTGGGGACACGAGGCCACATTGCTTTGCAGAGCGGCATTGATGTGGACCGCCTGattgagaagaagaagaaggccctcaagaagctgaagaaacagcagaagaaactggagaaggaaaaggcaaagaagaaaaaggtgcTTCCTTGATGCAGGGGACATCCAGTGACATCCTGCacctcttccctccctggctcTGATGCTTCTGTCAGTGCACTGGTGGGGCTTGGTGGCCCACACAGTTCCCAGTTCTGTTTAGGGCCAATGGGTGAGAAAGGCACTTGGACTGAATTGAGTCACACCCCCCAAGGCTGGTAGGAAAGCTGGGCTGTTAATGATTATGTGTTAGAGCTGCCAAGTCATTAACCTTTTGCAAGTTAATCAGAATTAAGAGCAAGGGCAAAGGGTGGCCTGGTGCCAGCTAATGAGCCCAACTCTGCAGAGTTCTGCACCACTCTTGGTGCTGGGGAGAGGGGTGGATTTTGACACATCTGAAAAGAGCCCAAAAGTTGGTGAAGATGTAAGAGGGGCACCCTCTCCTGGGGCCACCCACTGCCTGTGCCCTCATACAGCCACAGCGCCTCACCAGGGTGAGCCTGGGGGACACTGCCATGCCCAGGGTGCTGCCATTCCTGGAGCAATAACACCGggtctccttcccttccccagaaTGCAGGGGACGGTCCAGGCCTGGCGGTGATTGAGTTGAGTGCAGGAGAGAGCAATGCACCCTCAGAGCCCACCCTGCGCAGCCtagggctgccccagcccagctttTCCGCTGTTATCTTGGACTTCAGCCCCGTCAGCTTTGTGGACACCGTCTCCATCAAGATCCTGAAGAATGTaaggggctggggagcaggCAGGACAGCAGCCTCACTGATGGTGTCTCTGGGGCCCTCTGGGGTGCCCTGATGGCTGCTGCCCATTCCTTTTCCTGGGTAAAATGgtttttcccatttgcagatcTTCAGGGATTTCCGTGAGATAGAAGTGGACGTCTTCATTGCCAGCTGTCCGGGTGAGGGGGATCTGCAGAGTCATGAGCCCCGGCCGGGCATGGCCAGCCCATGGCACACAGCTGATAGCCTGGGGGGTCCCTCCGTGGTGCTCCCATCCCCAGGGTTTCCCCAGGGGATGGGTGCTGCAGGTTGTCCCATGGATCCAATCTGAGTCTCGAAGCTGGGTCCCTGGTGGTGACCCTGGTGTCCCCCACAACACAGGAGGCGGGAGGACACTGCTCCGGGTGGgtggcagggggctcagctaGGTGCCATCTCTTTAGATACTTATCCCTCCACACAGTATCTGTCCTGGCCCAGCTGGAGCGGGGCAACTTCTTCAGTTCAACCATCACCAAGCACTCCTTCTTCCCCTCGGTGCATGATGCCGTGGTGCACATCAGCAGGGAGCGGCACCAGGCCTCGGTgagcacccagccctgctgtccccagcatgtGATGGAGAGGGCAGCCACACCTACCTCTCCCTGTCTGCCCTCCTTAGGTGGACCACAGCACCAGGATGTAGCCCCTCGAGAGGAAGATGTCTTCCCCAGGAGATGGGCAGGCAAGGAAGGCTTTGCCACCCTGATGGCACCAACTCGGCCACCCTGGGGCCCAGATGCCCAGATTCCCACCAGCCCCTCTGGACTCTGAGTGCTGGGGCTCACCCTGTCCATGAGCCCTGCTgtggtggggctgctgctggccggggctgctgctggctgtcacGCCGAGGGGCTGCCTGGAGCCTCCACACTGCCCCAGCACGGACCTGCCCCACCTGGCCAGGATGTGGCTGGGGGGTGGTGGAGGGGCCAAAGGgttcctgctcccagcagcggGCTGGAATCATGAATAAAGCTCTGTGGTGTTCCCCAGGGTTGCTTTCAATGCCCTTTCCTCGATAAAGATTCTTTGGGCCAGACCACCCCGCTGcgccccggccctgctgggCACGGCTTCCCTGCGgctgggctccccagcacccTCCCTCTGGCTCTTTTCTGCCACTTCTGGCCATGACCTGCTCTGGGCCCACAGGGCTGTGCCCGAGGGAGCCATATGGGCAGGATTCCCCATCCTCAGAAGGCTCAGAAGGGTGCTGGGCCACCAGCACCTGGTGGCTGCAGTCATACCTACACCAAAGGGGAAAGTGCTTGCTGTCAAGAGAAGGCTGATACTGGGTTTTGGGGAGTAAAGATGGTTCCACAATTTCAATATCtaggatttattatttttttttctgtttctgtgccTTTAATTATAGAGTTACTGCCTATATGATGATTAACAGGAATAGTTCCTTATTGTCCTTCCTTTGCTTGACATTAATAACTTTCATCTTTTCCTGATTGTACCAGTGGCTATATATTAAGGATGAATAGAAGGGAGTAAGTTTTAGGGATATGTTGCAAGTAACCAGATTGGTAGTTCTGGttccatttctcattttctaaGAAGAACTCAGATTATTTTTGGACTTTTCATAGACCTCTGTCTAGGTTAGCATTTGTTTTTGATTGACCCAGTCAATTTTAGACTTCTAAGCTTGACTGGTGAATGTAAAGGAGAAAGTCACAGAGCTTTGGTGGTTCCTGTGTCAGCAGCTTCTCAGTATTGGGGAGATTTATGTTTTCAAGTTTGTTACTTCAGCTACCAGATGATGCTTTCCCCAAAAGAAGGTGAGAAGGTTGGTTCCCTAAATGGTGAAATAAGTCTTCCTGCTATTTGTGACTCTTTTGTATTAACTGAGGTTTACTACAAGAAACTTTGCTTAAATTTCATGCATCTGGTCTTGGGGGAAACAGAGTATTCTTTAGTCAATAGCATGTAGGCTTTTATCAAACTGAGATGGTCTTAAAGTCAGGACACTTTAAATACAGTCATTCCTGCTAGTTCCAGTTCCATTTTTAGGCTCAACAAACAAAAAGTGAAACCTGCACCAATAGGAAGGGAGGTTTAATTTGACTTCCTCCTTTTTAGGGAGAACCATTTAAAAAGTTTCACCAGGATCAGAGCAGGCTGTAAAACAAGAAGAGTGTAATGCAAAAGACCAATCCTATCCTCTTAGTAGTAATATTTGTAACTGGACTTGAATGAAATGTGTCAAATCTGTGCTCTTGGGTATCATATCAGTAATAAGTACTTCAGCTGCTATACTTCTCTCCTAAAGCTAAAAATACAATCCAAATAACCTTGACTCCATGGTCACAATTCACCCTGTGATGGTGAGGGGTgagaaaggaggagaaggtgCAAATTGCCTGCAAGTTACTTTAATCATCTGTCTAAATCACTGGCCACTGATTTCCTGAAGGTTTAAACAGGTCAGTTGCCCATatctttcaggatttttggtCGTGTTTTTCTTGGGATTCCTCTAATCTTTTCCCACTAGTTCAGCCTCTGCTCTCAATCCTTTTCTGAAGTACCTCAATAGCCTGGAAAtctattgtttttatttatcaCACCATTATTCTCTTAAAACGGTTGTTTGCCCCACGTGTCATTTATGCTGATTTTTTGCTAGCTTATTTTGAGATGCCAGCAGGTGTTTTGTAATAGCAAGTACACAATCCTATagcttggttttctttttatttagtCTGTCTAGAAAATGGAATGACTGAACATCTCAGACAGGGTTTTCTTTCCACAATTTGTTTCACTTGAAGGGAATAGA comes from Lonchura striata isolate bLonStr1 chromosome 12, bLonStr1.mat, whole genome shotgun sequence and encodes:
- the SLC26A6 gene encoding LOW QUALITY PROTEIN: solute carrier family 26 member 6 (The sequence of the model RefSeq protein was modified relative to this genomic sequence to represent the inferred CDS: deleted 1 base in 1 codon), whose translation is MVSRDICRGFTFLLPSCVKGQSLQMGLWDGEALLSSCAGPLPCLAAWTGIPESQVALAAEMALSHRAPREVLSEAELEEVARRKPPTKPSLRGCLHKTRCSGSAAKSLLFRFLPFLRWLPRYPIKDWLLGDIVSGFSVGIMHLPQGLAYALLAGLPPVTGLYSSFYPVFLYFFFGTSRHNSVGPFAVISVMIGSLTESLMPSEDFLESVNGSNATVNEELRDARRVELVATITVLTGIFQVLLGLLQFGFVVTYLSDPLVRGYTTAASVHVLVSQLKNVFGVSQSEHSGPLSLFVTVIDLCKKLPDTNVGTLVTSIIAMVAILIVKELNHKFAAKLPMPIPIELITIIVSTGISYGVNLKEKFGISVVGNIPSGLKPPVVPNMSYFGQVVGNAFAIAVVGYAICISLGKIFALKHGYKVDSNQELIALGLCNFLGGFFQCFAISCSMSRSLVQESTGGNSQVAGVIASLVILVTIVKIGELFRDLPKAILAAIIIVNLKGMFKQFKDLSTLWKSNKVDLLVWVVTFIATLLLNLDIGLAASVAFGLLTVIFRTQLPHYSILGRISDTDVYRDVVEYEMAQEVPGVKIFRSSSTIYFANVELYAEALKKKSGIDVDRLIEKKKKALKKLKKQQKKLEKEKAKKKKNAGDGPGLAVIELSAGESNAPSEPTLRSLGLPQPSFSAVILDFSPVSFVDTVSIKILKNIFRDFREIEVDVFIASCPVSVLAQLERGNFFSSTITKHSFFPSVHDAVVHISRERHQASVDHSTRM